A genomic region of Janthinobacterium lividum contains the following coding sequences:
- a CDS encoding ExeM/NucH family extracellular endonuclease, whose amino-acid sequence MHTSFSPLRTPLRLTVMASLLASLSVPALAASDIVISQVYGGGGNTGALYRNDFIELFNRGASPVNVSNWSVQYASAAGSSWSVTALPAIELQPGQYLLVQQAKGAGGTQDLPAPDATGSLAMSGTAGKVLLSNSKTAQTGTSPTGAAVIDLVGFGTANGFEGAVAPAPSNTLSIARANGGCADTDDNSADFATGSVTPRNTASPLNACGGPVVHQIVTSCPASLALAVGNGGSAVLRASDVDGVVNAATLSSPAVAGISLANFSAAGVAGESAMVSLLVAAGVPVGNYPVIVNFSNDQQQSASCKIDVAVQGLAAVSHTIPQIQGSGAASPYANSVQTTQGVVTLKVGTGFFIQDAAGDGDPSTSDGIFVYTGATATTVQPGELVRVTGTVVEYTPSGAKNSYTEFKDVTAILTQSAGHAIVPTNVTLPNENLAAVEGMLVRFTQPLTVSQNAYLGARGELSLSAGRREVPTNRYPAGSAEAQALIAANANNLIVLDDGIFVAPPTIPYIGQDGTVRSGDTVADLTGVVDFGAIGGGGAAYKLQPTQTPQFSRDNPRTGSPELPSGNVKVASANVLNFFTTFTNGNNVFGQTGQGCTVGSSTTKSNCRGADNLAEFVRQRDKIVAELKAIDADVVGLMEIQNNGETAVSYLVEQLNAAIGGVTYAVVPKPAATGTDAIRVAMIYKPAKLGLVGAALSDANAINNRPPMAQTFRAGNGEKFSLVVNHLKSKGSCPSSGLDADQNDSQSCWNATRVQQAQRLVGSFVPQVAAAAGDADVLVIGDLNSYGAEDPIQVITGAGFVNELERFVRPSGMPYSYVFGGQSGYLDHALASASLSPQVAGVAEWHVNADEPEVIDYNIDSAKPQDLYNGLPYRASDHDPVVISLDLQPAYRDITAGVAQASSGLAYNRVTQKYTGTFSFTNTGTSALSGPFQVVFGGLPAGVALANATGSHAGAAYVTVNAASLAPGATASFAVSFTNPSKVTINYSASIFAGNF is encoded by the coding sequence ATGCACACCTCGTTTTCCCCCTTGCGCACGCCGTTGCGCCTGACCGTCATGGCCTCCCTGTTGGCCAGCCTGTCCGTGCCGGCCCTGGCTGCTTCCGATATCGTCATCAGCCAGGTGTATGGCGGGGGCGGCAATACGGGGGCGCTGTACCGCAACGATTTCATCGAATTGTTCAACCGCGGTGCCAGCCCCGTGAATGTGAGCAACTGGAGCGTGCAATACGCGTCCGCCGCCGGTTCCAGTTGGTCGGTGACGGCCTTGCCGGCTATCGAATTGCAACCTGGCCAGTATTTGCTGGTCCAGCAAGCCAAGGGCGCGGGCGGTACGCAGGACTTGCCTGCGCCGGATGCCACGGGCAGCCTGGCCATGTCCGGTACGGCGGGCAAGGTGTTGTTGAGCAATAGCAAGACGGCGCAAACGGGCACCAGCCCCACGGGCGCCGCCGTCATCGACCTGGTCGGTTTCGGCACGGCCAACGGCTTCGAAGGCGCCGTCGCGCCCGCGCCATCGAATACGCTGTCGATTGCGCGTGCGAATGGCGGCTGCGCCGACACGGACGATAACAGCGCCGACTTCGCCACAGGCAGCGTGACGCCGCGCAATACGGCTTCGCCATTGAATGCCTGCGGCGGCCCTGTCGTGCACCAGATCGTCACCAGCTGCCCAGCCAGCCTGGCCTTGGCCGTGGGCAATGGCGGCAGCGCCGTGCTGCGCGCATCCGACGTCGATGGCGTCGTGAATGCCGCCACCTTGAGCTCGCCGGCCGTGGCTGGCATCAGCCTGGCCAATTTCAGCGCGGCCGGCGTGGCGGGCGAGAGCGCCATGGTCAGCCTGCTGGTGGCCGCCGGAGTGCCGGTGGGAAATTACCCTGTCATCGTGAATTTCAGCAACGACCAGCAGCAAAGCGCCAGTTGCAAGATCGATGTCGCCGTGCAAGGCCTGGCTGCCGTCAGCCACACGATCCCGCAGATCCAGGGCAGCGGCGCTGCCAGCCCGTACGCCAATTCCGTGCAGACGACGCAGGGCGTGGTCACCCTGAAAGTAGGCACCGGCTTCTTCATCCAGGATGCGGCCGGCGATGGCGATCCATCGACCTCGGACGGCATCTTCGTGTACACGGGCGCGACGGCCACCACCGTGCAGCCGGGCGAGCTGGTGCGCGTGACGGGCACGGTGGTCGAATACACGCCGTCGGGCGCGAAAAATTCCTATACGGAATTCAAGGACGTGACGGCCATCCTCACGCAAAGCGCGGGCCACGCCATCGTGCCGACGAATGTGACCTTGCCGAACGAGAACCTGGCCGCCGTGGAAGGCATGCTGGTGCGCTTCACGCAGCCCTTGACCGTGTCGCAAAACGCCTACCTGGGCGCGCGCGGCGAATTGAGCCTGTCGGCGGGACGGCGCGAAGTGCCGACCAACCGTTATCCGGCCGGCTCCGCCGAGGCGCAAGCCTTGATCGCCGCCAATGCGAACAACCTGATCGTGCTCGATGATGGCATCTTTGTCGCACCGCCGACGATACCGTACATCGGCCAGGATGGCACCGTGCGCAGCGGCGACACGGTGGCCGACCTGACGGGCGTGGTGGACTTTGGCGCCATCGGCGGTGGCGGTGCTGCCTACAAACTGCAGCCGACGCAAACGCCGCAATTTTCGCGCGACAATCCGCGCACGGGCAGCCCGGAACTGCCATCAGGCAACGTCAAGGTGGCCAGCGCGAACGTGCTGAACTTCTTTACGACCTTTACCAATGGCAATAACGTGTTTGGCCAGACGGGGCAGGGCTGCACCGTGGGTTCGTCTACCACCAAGAGCAATTGCCGCGGCGCCGACAACCTGGCCGAATTCGTGCGCCAGCGCGACAAGATCGTCGCCGAACTGAAAGCCATCGATGCGGACGTGGTGGGCTTGATGGAAATCCAGAACAATGGCGAAACAGCCGTCAGTTACCTGGTCGAGCAGCTCAACGCTGCCATCGGCGGCGTCACGTATGCCGTGGTGCCGAAGCCGGCCGCCACGGGAACGGACGCCATCCGCGTGGCCATGATCTACAAGCCGGCCAAGCTGGGCCTGGTCGGCGCCGCCTTGTCGGATGCCAATGCCATCAACAACCGTCCGCCCATGGCACAGACCTTCCGCGCCGGCAATGGCGAGAAATTCTCGCTGGTCGTCAACCACCTGAAGTCGAAGGGCAGCTGTCCATCGAGCGGGCTGGACGCGGACCAGAACGATAGCCAGAGCTGCTGGAATGCCACCCGCGTGCAGCAAGCCCAGCGCCTGGTGGGCAGTTTCGTGCCGCAAGTGGCGGCCGCTGCCGGCGACGCGGACGTGCTGGTCATCGGCGACCTGAATTCATATGGCGCGGAAGACCCGATCCAGGTCATCACGGGCGCCGGTTTCGTCAATGAACTCGAGCGTTTCGTGCGGCCGTCCGGCATGCCGTACTCGTATGTATTCGGCGGCCAGAGCGGCTACCTCGACCATGCGCTGGCCAGTGCGTCGCTGAGCCCGCAAGTGGCAGGCGTGGCCGAATGGCATGTGAATGCGGACGAGCCGGAAGTGATCGACTACAACATCGACTCGGCCAAGCCGCAAGACTTGTACAACGGCTTGCCTTACCGCGCCTCGGACCACGATCCCGTCGTCATCAGCCTGGACTTGCAGCCCGCTTACCGCGACATCACGGCGGGCGTGGCGCAAGCCAGTTCGGGCCTCGCGTACAACCGCGTGACGCAAAAATACACGGGCACCTTCTCGTTCACCAACACGGGCACGAGCGCCTTGTCCGGCCCGTTCCAGGTGGTGTTCGGCGGCTTGCCTGCCGGCGTGGCCCTGGCCAATGCCACGGGCAGCCATGCGGGCGCCGCGTATGTCACGGTCAACGCGGCCAGCCTGGCGCCGGGCGCGACAGCCTCGTTTGCCGTCAGTTTCACCAATCCGTCGAAAGTGACGATCAATTATTCCGCCAGCATTTTCGCCGGCAACTTCTAA
- a CDS encoding LuxR C-terminal-related transcriptional regulator, with amino-acid sequence MMLLTGREQEYLLHAILGAHGIVAPGDFFLWSQGPLQTLLPHDILMCAQLDDDGAVLRSEAWHSAAPDHALLRERQGQLAHLALAWRAGGQGAAVIDGVLVHGSVGDAGGSFFALFAVMPADAARQAYVLELLLPYLHVHWLALPGSQHARMAGPAATRAASARELEVLHWVREGKSNDEVGEILGISGATVKSHLQRIYKLLGVSNRMQAVSRGIALRLLSH; translated from the coding sequence ATGATGCTGCTGACGGGGCGGGAGCAGGAATACCTGCTGCACGCCATCCTCGGCGCGCATGGCATCGTCGCGCCCGGCGATTTCTTTCTGTGGAGCCAGGGGCCGCTGCAAACGCTGTTACCGCACGACATATTAATGTGCGCGCAACTGGATGACGATGGTGCCGTGCTGCGCAGCGAAGCCTGGCACAGCGCCGCGCCCGATCACGCGCTGCTGCGCGAGCGCCAGGGCCAGCTGGCGCACCTTGCGCTGGCCTGGCGCGCGGGCGGCCAGGGGGCTGCCGTCATCGACGGCGTGCTGGTGCACGGCAGCGTGGGCGACGCCGGCGGCAGCTTTTTTGCCCTGTTCGCCGTGATGCCGGCGGACGCTGCGCGCCAGGCGTATGTGCTGGAACTGCTGTTGCCCTACCTGCACGTGCACTGGCTGGCGCTGCCAGGCAGCCAGCATGCGCGCATGGCCGGCCCGGCTGCCACGCGCGCGGCCAGTGCGCGCGAACTGGAAGTGCTGCATTGGGTGCGCGAAGGGAAAAGCAATGACGAGGTGGGGGAAATTCTCGGTATCAGCGGCGCCACCGTGAAAAGCCATTTGCAGCGTATCTACAAATTATTGGGCGTGAGCAATCGCATGCAAGCCGTGTCGCGCGGCATCGCGCTGCGCTTGCTCAGCCATTAG
- a CDS encoding TIGR03790 family protein translates to MQPAHLAVIINDAEPNSVEVGEYYRQSHDIPLANVVHVNIPNRPRKLSAEQFSQLKERIEAQLKPEIQAVLMVWSAPYAVECNSITSAFTLGYDMAQCVKTCDPGKPSIYFNSNVDRPMTQMGMRLSMLLPVDSVDDAKAVIKRGTASGFAVPAAGAYYLTTSDAARNSRAAFFPPTGMVRQRKLTITNVHANSIESVQNIMVYQTGVANVAKLDTLRFLPGALADHLTSFGGDLQGTGQMSSQRWLEAGATASYGTVSEPCNYWQKFPNPTVLLRRYLNGMTALEAYWGSVLWPAQGLFIGDPLAAPYMAYRR, encoded by the coding sequence TTGCAGCCCGCGCACCTGGCGGTCATCATCAATGATGCGGAACCGAATAGTGTGGAGGTCGGCGAGTACTACCGCCAGTCGCACGACATTCCGCTTGCCAATGTCGTGCATGTGAATATTCCAAACCGGCCACGCAAGCTTAGCGCCGAACAATTTTCTCAGCTTAAGGAGCGCATCGAGGCGCAGCTCAAGCCCGAGATCCAGGCCGTGCTGATGGTCTGGAGCGCCCCCTATGCGGTCGAGTGCAATTCGATCACCTCCGCATTTACCCTGGGATATGACATGGCGCAGTGCGTCAAGACGTGCGACCCGGGCAAGCCCAGCATCTATTTCAACAGCAACGTGGACCGGCCCATGACCCAGATGGGCATGCGCCTGTCCATGCTGTTGCCTGTCGATTCCGTGGATGATGCCAAGGCCGTCATCAAGCGCGGCACGGCCAGCGGGTTTGCCGTGCCGGCCGCCGGCGCCTATTATTTGACTACCAGCGACGCCGCGCGCAATAGCCGCGCGGCATTCTTTCCGCCGACCGGCATGGTGCGTCAGCGCAAGCTGACCATTACGAATGTGCATGCCAACAGCATTGAAAGCGTCCAGAACATCATGGTGTACCAGACCGGCGTGGCCAATGTGGCCAAGCTGGACACGCTGCGATTTTTGCCGGGGGCGCTGGCCGATCACCTGACGTCATTCGGTGGCGATTTGCAGGGCACAGGACAGATGAGCAGCCAGCGCTGGCTGGAAGCTGGCGCGACGGCCAGTTACGGTACGGTGAGTGAACCGTGCAATTATTGGCAGAAATTCCCGAATCCTACCGTGCTCCTGCGCCGCTACCTGAACGGCATGACGGCGCTGGAAGCGTATTGGGGGAGTGTGCTGTGGCCGGCGCAGGGGCTGTTTATCGGCGACCCGCTGGCCGCGCCGTACATGGCTTACCGGCGCTGA
- a CDS encoding PEP-CTERM sorting domain-containing protein yields the protein MLKPATPSKFASLFACSVLLLAASTAQAQNDAQRASGDDKRCQATGAASNAGGKAKDADLDSTYSACSLVDGFIGFGARINDGTSTPPEFGSGASDQELRNPQFGGGGHRLGNQFADAGDTAGGTRARPARDTGSYQFGTRDFVTSQEFPPIDGGAGYRGPGRAYHGATGTDTYAPLITSASRGTGSPAGGSSVGGGGATGGIDSGNSGIGVPRPPIAVVPEPETYAMLIAGLGLVAFAARRKRSVKAA from the coding sequence ATGTTAAAACCAGCCACCCCATCCAAGTTCGCATCCTTGTTCGCCTGCAGCGTGTTATTGCTGGCGGCTAGCACGGCGCAAGCGCAAAATGATGCGCAGCGCGCCAGCGGCGACGATAAACGCTGCCAGGCCACGGGAGCCGCCAGCAACGCAGGCGGCAAGGCGAAGGACGCCGACCTCGATAGCACGTACAGCGCTTGCAGCCTCGTCGATGGTTTCATCGGCTTCGGCGCACGCATCAACGACGGCACCAGCACGCCGCCGGAATTCGGCAGCGGCGCTTCGGACCAGGAATTGCGCAACCCGCAATTTGGCGGCGGCGGCCACCGCCTGGGCAATCAGTTTGCCGATGCGGGCGATACGGCGGGCGGCACGCGTGCGCGTCCGGCGCGCGACACGGGAAGCTATCAGTTTGGCACCCGCGATTTCGTTACCAGCCAGGAGTTCCCGCCGATCGATGGCGGCGCCGGCTACCGTGGACCGGGGCGCGCCTACCATGGCGCCACCGGCACCGATACCTATGCACCGCTGATCACGTCCGCCTCGCGCGGCACCGGCTCGCCGGCTGGCGGCTCCAGCGTGGGTGGCGGCGGCGCGACAGGCGGGATCGACAGCGGCAATAGCGGCATCGGCGTTCCCAGGCCGCCTATCGCCGTCGTGCCTGAGCCGGAAACCTACGCCATGCTAATCGCCGGCCTCGGCCTGGTGGCATTCGCGGCGCGCAGAAAGCGGAGCGTCAAAGCCGCTTAA
- a CDS encoding protease inhibitor I9 family protein, translating to MSAFRLSIAILAGMASLHALPVAAQAAAARLSYLVQLRAPPLASQADGVHRLDTDSDAARRYTAQLEAQQRAVLALVPDAPVQYRYTVAFNGFAAMLTRAEVARLQASPDVARVSPGSIEHTQDGGGSGKPQARPQDQR from the coding sequence ATGTCCGCATTTCGCCTCAGCATTGCCATCCTGGCCGGCATGGCCAGCCTCCATGCACTGCCTGTCGCGGCGCAGGCCGCTGCGGCGCGACTGTCCTATCTGGTGCAATTGCGCGCCCCGCCGCTGGCCTCGCAAGCGGACGGCGTGCATAGGCTCGATACGGACAGCGACGCGGCGCGGCGCTACACGGCCCAGCTGGAAGCGCAGCAGCGCGCCGTGCTGGCGCTGGTGCCCGATGCCCCAGTGCAATACCGCTACACGGTGGCCTTCAATGGCTTTGCCGCCATGCTGACACGCGCCGAAGTGGCGCGCCTGCAAGCGAGCCCTGACGTGGCACGGGTCTCGCCCGGCAGCATCGAACACACGCAAGATGGCGGCGGCAGCGGCAAGCCGCAGGCCAGGCCGCAGGACCAGCGCTAA
- a CDS encoding winged helix-turn-helix domain-containing protein: MPGHILVLDPAPAMQALLAHNFAGAGYRVSCALDARGALALLAAGPPDVLLLEWELPDASGIALLRQVRQDGVLCDLPIIMVSARDSEQDKVLALESGADDYLCKPFGPREMLARVHALLRRRAPSALRAGAGTAALRLDPHTLRVTAGNVPVNLGRVEFKLLHFLMNHPGRVHSRAQLLDQVWGHATYLDERTVDAHVGRLRQALQPGGCGHRIETVRGSGYRYLAFDAAVCA; encoded by the coding sequence ATGCCTGGCCATATCCTGGTGCTGGACCCTGCGCCTGCCATGCAAGCGCTGCTGGCGCATAACTTCGCAGGCGCCGGCTACCGGGTCAGCTGCGCCCTGGATGCGCGCGGCGCGCTGGCGCTGCTGGCGGCCGGCCCGCCCGATGTATTGCTGCTGGAATGGGAGCTGCCGGATGCGTCCGGCATCGCGCTGCTGCGCCAGGTGCGCCAGGATGGCGTGTTGTGCGACTTGCCCATCATCATGGTCAGCGCGCGCGACAGCGAACAGGACAAGGTGCTGGCGCTGGAAAGCGGCGCCGACGACTATCTGTGCAAGCCTTTCGGTCCCCGTGAAATGCTGGCCCGCGTGCACGCGCTGCTGCGCCGGCGCGCGCCATCGGCCTTGCGCGCAGGCGCAGGCACGGCAGCGCTGCGGCTCGACCCACACACCCTGCGCGTGACGGCCGGTAACGTGCCCGTCAACCTGGGCCGCGTGGAATTCAAGCTGCTGCATTTCCTGATGAACCATCCGGGCAGGGTGCATAGCCGCGCGCAGTTGCTGGACCAGGTGTGGGGCCATGCGACGTATCTCGACGAGCGCACGGTCGACGCCCACGTGGGGCGTCTGCGGCAGGCGCTGCAGCCGGGCGGCTGCGGCCACCGCATCGAAACCGTGCGCGGCAGCGGCTACCGCTATCTGGCGTTTGACGCCGCCGTGTGCGCATGA
- a CDS encoding NF038129 family PEP-CTERM protein encodes MLTTTLHPAMRRAVLAAVLAASSSLALADPLGYRVEIDTSQFSGAGFLDFAFIAGNSPAPGASAVLSNFSGAFGGLASQEGNVSGSLPGTLTFGNSGAYNDWFHNVTLGGKFGFNIVFGGDFLNTAGNAGTTFGVGLLDYTGMAYLGNANGNVVQFELTPLNGGLPASIAGSSYASIATISAVPEASEWMMLTGGLALIGFALRRRQPGTRA; translated from the coding sequence ATGTTGACAACGACACTTCATCCGGCCATGCGCCGCGCCGTCCTGGCCGCCGTGCTGGCCGCCAGCTCCAGCCTGGCGCTGGCGGATCCGCTCGGCTACCGCGTGGAAATCGACACGAGCCAGTTCTCGGGCGCCGGTTTCCTCGACTTCGCCTTTATCGCCGGCAATAGCCCCGCGCCGGGCGCCAGCGCCGTGCTCAGCAATTTTTCGGGTGCGTTCGGCGGGCTGGCATCGCAGGAAGGCAATGTCAGCGGCAGCTTGCCCGGCACCTTGACCTTCGGCAATAGCGGCGCCTACAACGACTGGTTTCACAACGTGACCCTGGGCGGCAAGTTCGGTTTCAATATCGTCTTCGGCGGCGATTTCCTGAACACGGCCGGCAACGCGGGCACGACGTTTGGCGTGGGCTTGCTCGACTACACCGGCATGGCTTATCTGGGCAATGCGAACGGCAACGTCGTGCAATTCGAACTGACCCCGCTCAACGGCGGCTTGCCCGCCAGCATTGCGGGCAGTAGCTACGCCAGCATCGCGACGATCTCGGCCGTGCCGGAGGCGTCGGAATGGATGATGCTGACGGGCGGCCTGGCGCTGATCGGTTTTGCCCTGCGCCGCCGCCAGCCTGGCACACGGGCCTAG
- a CDS encoding FxDxF family PEP-CTERM protein yields MHKILKSLFMTFVLSAASVGAHAAPVDLSHAPVDLTQDLIDYSSGELFGSFRLGAGQLAGAGNNFFSDKFLFTLTGIHDFSGLATSLKPSANSGLTLTGFSLSNTSGVVLQGALDLLNFTAQDQAWVLNSGKTPLLEGTYFLQVDGYVASATGGSYSGNISASAVPEAETYAMLLAGLGLMGFVARRRKLQA; encoded by the coding sequence TATTGAAATCCCTGTTCATGACGTTCGTGCTCTCCGCTGCCAGCGTGGGCGCCCACGCCGCTCCCGTCGACCTGAGCCATGCGCCGGTCGACCTGACGCAGGACCTGATCGACTATTCCAGCGGTGAACTGTTTGGTTCCTTCCGCCTGGGCGCCGGCCAGCTTGCTGGCGCCGGGAATAATTTTTTCAGCGACAAATTCCTCTTCACGCTGACGGGCATCCATGATTTCAGCGGGCTGGCAACTTCGCTCAAGCCAAGCGCCAATTCCGGCCTGACCCTGACGGGATTTAGCCTGAGCAATACCAGTGGCGTAGTGCTGCAGGGCGCGCTTGATCTGCTGAATTTCACGGCGCAGGACCAAGCCTGGGTGCTGAACAGCGGCAAGACGCCTTTGCTTGAGGGAACCTATTTCCTGCAAGTTGACGGCTATGTCGCTTCCGCAACGGGTGGTAGCTACAGCGGCAATATCTCGGCCAGTGCCGTGCCGGAAGCTGAAACCTACGCCATGCTGCTTGCCGGCCTGGGATTGATGGGCTTTGTAGCGCGCCGGCGCAAGCTGCAAGCCTGA